In Sulfitobacter sp. LCG007, the sequence GATGCTGCAGGGATGGAAACTGCCCCGAAAGTGCAGCCCCCTCGGCGTCAGGATCATGTCGCCGCGCCGGGGGAGGGCGGGCACCATCCTCCCCGCGACGCTCACAGCAGATGCCCCGACCGGGCGGCCTTCGTGGCGAGATAATGCGCGTTGTGGCGGTTCTCGCCCACCTTCAGCGGCACCCGTTCGCTTACCTCGATACCGCTGCTTTCCATCATGGCGACCTTGGCGGGGTTGTTGGTCAGCAGCCGGACCCGCCTGACCCCCATTCGGCGAAGGATCTGCGCCGCGAGACGGAAGTCCCTTTCGTCGTCCTCGAAGCCCAGGCGGTGATTGGCCTCGACCGTGTCGAAGCCCTGATCCTGCAGCGAATAGGCCCGCATCTTGTTCGCCAGGCCGATGCCGCGCCCTTCCTGGTTCATGTAGAGCAGGATGCCCGCCCCCTCGGCGCCCATCTGGGCCATGGCCGCCCGCAGCTGCGGGCCGCAGTCGCATTTGAGCGATCCCATGAGGTCCCCTGTGAAGCATGCCGAATGCAGCCGGACAAGAACGGCGGCCGTGCGGTCGGGTTTGCCGATCTCGATGGCGTAGTGCTCTTCGCCGCCATCCTGCGGCCGGTAGACATGAAGCCGCCCCGACTCGGACACTTCCATCGGCAGGCGCGCATCCGCCACGGGATGAAGCGGGCTGCTTTCGCCAAGCGCGGCCTGCTCGATCGGGACCAGCGTGAGGTTGCTGGCTGCGGCGAAGCCGCCGGGATCGCCGAGCGGCACCACGACCGCCGAGGGCAGCAGACGCGCGGCCT encodes:
- the ribA gene encoding GTP cyclohydrolase II — translated: MSLAPDISERLARARADLRMGVPIVLQGAGDGSLVLAAETLSAGRLEEAMRLGGAVLALTAHRAETLKARVYDGDLARVLLPENASLDWVLALADPADDLRFPMKGPLTCDRGGDASPHRAAIRLAKAARLLPSAVVVPLGDPGGFAAASNLTLVPIEQAALGESSPLHPVADARLPMEVSESGRLHVYRPQDGGEEHYAIEIGKPDRTAAVLVRLHSACFTGDLMGSLKCDCGPQLRAAMAQMGAEGAGILLYMNQEGRGIGLANKMRAYSLQDQGFDTVEANHRLGFEDDERDFRLAAQILRRMGVRRVRLLTNNPAKVAMMESSGIEVSERVPLKVGENRHNAHYLATKAARSGHLL